The following proteins are encoded in a genomic region of Oryza brachyantha chromosome 11, ObraRS2, whole genome shotgun sequence:
- the LOC102718216 gene encoding leucine-rich repeat protein 1-like → MSTQFAEAISAIFLTGLLALATLVSCNTEGDILYKQKVAWKDPENVLQSWDPKLNNPCTWMHITCNNDNSVIRVDLGDAHISGPLIPQLAGLNNLQYLELYGNYLNGSIPIALGKLKHLVSLDLYDNLLTGWIPSSLGAISSLRYLRLSGNNLKGPIPPLLGNLESLENLELQNNALGGYIPASLGNIKTLIYLRLNGNMLTGSLPLEILSLLDNNLVELNVANNNLDGTTRKSGTRVTTIIQDMLKTTS, encoded by the exons ATGAGCACTCAGTTTGCAGAAGCAATATCAGCTATCTTCCTCACTGGCCTTCTTGCTCTTGCTACACTTGTCAGCTGCAACACTGAAG GTGACATACTGTACAAGCAAAAGGTAGCTTGGAAGGACCCTGAAAATGTGTTGCAGTCATGGGATCCAAAACTTAACAATCCCTGCACTTGGATGCATATCACCTGCAACAATGATAACTCCGTCATCCGTGT GGATTTGGGGGATGCACACATATCAGGACCTCTGATTCCTCAATTAGCAGGACTGAATAATCTCCAGTACCT TGAGTTGTATGGGAATTACCTGAATGGATCAATACCAATAGCACTGGGCAAGCTGAAACATCTTGTCAGCCTTGATCTATATGACAACCTGCTCACTGGTTGGATACCATCTTCGCTTGGCGCCATCAGCAGTTTGCGATATCT GAGGTTATCTGGGAACAACCTGAAAGGGCCAATACCACCATTGCTGGGCAATCTGGAGAGCCTTGAAAACTTGGAGCTTCAGAATAATGCACTGGGTGGCTATATTCCGGCTTCTCTGGGAAATATCAAAACATTAATTTACTT GCGGTTGAATGGTAATATGCTGACTGGCTCCTTGCCGTTGGAAATCCTCTCACTTCTTGACAACAACTTGGTTGAATT aAATGTTGCAAACAATAACCTGGACGGCACAACCAGAAAATCTGGAACGAGAG TTACTACAATTATCCAGGACATGCTGAAGACTACAAGTTGA
- the LOC102717937 gene encoding somatic embryogenesis receptor kinase 2-like, translating into MGAQFAEAISAALLTGLVTLATLVSCNTEGDILYKQKLVWEDPQNALQTWDPTLHNPCSWEHITCNKDNSVIRVDLLNVDISGPLIPQLGGLKNLQFLQLYGSRLNGSIPATLGKLKHLVSLDLSINLLTGAIPDSLGALSNLLILRLSQNNLTGAIPPSLGNLKKLEILELRNNALSGTIPASLGDIETLNYLDLNDNKLTGTVPLEILARLVTTLGELTVSHNDLDGTSRDSVTRVTTVLHDMPKTSN; encoded by the exons ATGGGGGCTCAATTTGCAGAAGCAATATCAGCTGCCCTCCTCACTGGCCTTGTCACTCTTGCAACACTTGTCAGCTGCAACACTGAAG GTGACATACTGTACAAGCAAAAGTTAGTCTGGGAGGACCCCCAAAATGCGCTGCAGACATGGGATCCAACCCTTCACAATCCCTGCAGCTGGGAGCATATCACCTGCAACAAGGATAACTCCGTCATCCGCGT GGATTTGTTGAATGTGGACATCTCAGGGCCTCTGATTCCTCAATTGGGAGGACTGAAAAATCTCCAGTTTCT TCAGTTGTATGGGAGTCGCCTGAATGGATCAATACCAGCAACCCTGGGCAAGCTGAAACATCTTGTCAGTCTTGATCTTTCTATCAACCTTCTCACTGGCGCGATACCGGATTCGCTTGGAGCCCTGAGCAATTTGCTAATTCT GAGGTTATCTCAGAACAACCTGACAGGGGCTATACCCCCATCCTTGGGCAATCTGAAGAAACTTGAGATCTTGGAGCTTCGGAACAATGCACTGAGTGGAACTATTCCGGCTTCTCTTGGAGATATCGAAACATTGAATTACCT GGATTTGAATGATAATAAGCTGACTGGCACCGTGCCATTGGAAATCCTTGCTCGTCTTGTCACCACCTTGGGTGAACT AACTGTTTCACATAATGATTTGGACGGCACAAGCAGAGATTCTGTAACCAgag TTACTACCGTACTCCATGACATGCCGAAAACTTCAAATTGA
- the LOC102717658 gene encoding uncharacterized protein LOC102717658, which yields MGCGASIPNKCKVGGKGKKRRSIMQEVAVFVPTIRIPVDSEIVHPLRGLVSKELVDRLSKFRDRVVALSEEIYCADVSDVSELQHALEEYLPVVLGLTMKESRLEASVEFRWRTLDDDQECCLSSAWYEVLSVVHMMAMLALFEANLILIPKNGQVGGERKVSEDAKKDVVDSLLRASGCLDYCVHRIFVQIPEQVKKSFPNYLREGMLEAISIQALAQCVEIQLGLASECEKATLSVKRRLACELVSYFSQAHYCLSGCDTSDSYGKKLLLFLKWKCMEAKAVAYYYHGLVLDKGNEASNHISAVCCLSAADDIVAESKRACLSFCLANPITRVPPPWGIMRNMHKKIPDAACKRFQMYGYLFEQDKNSALQSLPDLPEFALSLRPEGYELPSTDSIWDNVDSQPQVQSLKEHLDDEDEVETK from the exons ATGGGGTGTGGTGCATCAATACCTAATAAATGCAAGGTTGGGGGGAAGGGGAAAAAGCGCAGGAGCATCATGCAGGAGGTCGCCGTTTTCGTACCGACAATCCGCATTCCGGTGGATAGTGAAATTGTGCATCCACTCAGGGGACTAGTATCCAAGGAACTCGTCGACCGCCTCTCCAAGTTCCGGGACCGTGTTGTTGCGCTGTCTGAAGAAATCT ATTGCGCAGATGTTTCGGATGTTTCAGAGTTACAACATGCCCTTGAGGAGTACTTGCCGGTTGTTCTTGGTTTAACAATGAAAG AAAGCCGTCTTGAAGCATCAGTAGAATTCAGATGGAGGACCTTAGATGATGACCAG GAGTGTTGTCTTTCGAGTGCATGGTATGAGGTTCTGTCGGTCGTCCACATGATGGCGATGCTTGCATTGTTTGAGGCCAACCTGATACTCATTCCGAAGAACGGCCAAGTTGGAGGTGAAAGGAAGGTATCAGAAG ATGCAAAGAAGGATGTCGTCGATTCTTTGCTCAGGGCATCAGGATGTTTAGACTACTGTGTGCATCGTATATTTGTTCAGATACCAGAACAAGTCAA GAAAAGTTTTCCTAATTATTTGAGAGAAGGTATGCTTGAAGCCATTTCAATTCAAGCATTGGCTCAG TGTGTAGAAATACAACTTGGATTGGCTTCAGAGTGTGAGAAGGCAACGTTGTCAGTAAAGAGGAGGTTGGCCTGTGAGCTAGTCAGTTATTTTTCACAG gCTCACTATTGTCTGTCAGGATGCGACACGAGCGACTCCTACGGAAAGAAGCTTCTCCTGTTTCTGAAGTGGAAATGCATGGAAGCCAAG GCAGTAGCATACTACTACCATGGCCTTGTTCTTGACAAGGGCAACGAGGCGAGCAACCATATCAGCGCAGTCTGCTGCCTCTCTGCAGCTGATGATATTGTTGCAGAGAGCAAGAGGGCTTGTTTAAGCTTTTGCTTGGCAAACCCCATCACAAG GGTACCTCCACCCTGGGGTATCATGAGGAATATGCACAAGAAAATTCCAGATGCCGCGTGCAAGAGATTCCAGATGTATGGATATCTTTTTGAACAAGACAAGAATAG TGCACTTCAATCCTTACCAGATCTACCAGAATTTGCGCTGTCGCTGAGACCTGAAGGGTATGAACTGCCAAGCACCGATTCAATCTGGGACAATGTTGATAGCCAACCTCAGGTTCAGAGTCTCAAGGAGCATCTGGATGATGAAGACGAAGTGGAAACAAAATGA